The sequence TGCGGTTTGACGAGTTCCAGCGAGCCTTCGGCGACAGCTTCGTTCGCGGCATCCAGACAGGCGGCGAGTTCTTCGCCATCGTACGCATCACCTCGGTGTCAGAGAGTACTCAGACCGAACTGGCCGCCAGCCTCGCGGCCGAGGCGAACGGCCTGCTGGCCAGCGGCAGTTTCAAGGCATCCTTCACCAAGGCGTCGAGCGACGCGTCCACCCGCTCTGAATACATCGCGACGATGTACCAGAACGCCGGCTCGGGCATCACCATCGCTCCGACCGTCGAGATCGGCGAAGTCATCAGCCGACTGAAGGCGTTTCCCGAGATAGCGAAGAACAACCCGGCGGCCTATGAGACCGAGGTCGTCACGTACGACACCATCCCGTTGCCGCTCCCGACGGCGGAGGAGCGGGAGGACTTCGTCTTCGCACTCGCCGACGCGCGCGAGCGGAAGCTTCGCTATATCCAGACCCGCAACGATCTCGAATTCGCGCTGCGCAACTCCGCGTTCTTCGTGGACCTTCCGCCCACGAACGTTCTCCAGGCCGCCGTGGGCACCTACACCCAGCTCATCAACGCCGTCATGGGCCACGCGGTCAGACTCACGCGAGGCGAGATCACGCCGCCAAGGATCTTCGACCCGGCCGCCGTCACACCGCCGATCGTCGAGCCGGCCCCGATCACGCTCCGCCGGGCACCAGGCTCCCCCGCCGATCTTGTCGAAATACCCAACATGATCGGCCAGTACACGGGCGACGTGATAACAGATCCCTACTTCGACCAGCTCCGAAACGATCTGCAGCTGGTCTACACGAGGGGTCGGCCGGCGGTCGGCCCGGTGGACGGTGGCGGCATCATCTACGAGCAGCATCCTTCAGCTGGCCAGAAGGTAGCCAAAGGCTCACAGTTCGAGCTCGTGTTCACCACCGGCCCGTATGCCCCTGGTGGCGCGTAGAACGCCTGACGACGGGCCTGCGCCGCGCCCCCACCAGTTCGACATCGACGGGCCGCCATCGGGAAAGCCGGCGACCCCCGCGTCGTGGGACAGGTGCTCACGAGGCCCGGATCAGCCCCTAGAGCAGTGCGCCGGCGAGCTCGCGCCACTCGTCGCGGGTGGGCCGACCGGTGCGGGTCGCGGCGCTCGCTCCCGGCACGAGGACCTGGACGACGACGTGATCCGCACCGGCGTCGAGATGCTCTTGCACGCGCCTGGCAACCTGGTCGGCGCGGCCGCGGGCGACGACTGCGTCGACGAGCCGGTCGCTGCCGTCAGCGGACACGTCGGACTCGGTGAAACCGAGGGCGAGCAGGTTGTTCACGTAGTTCGGAAGCCGCAGGTAGTAGGCCACGGTCGCGCGCGCCAGCGCTCTGGCCTCGGTCGGGTCCGCGGTGAGCACGACCTTCTGCTCCGGCGCGAGCAGCGGCCCGGCCCCCAGGATCTCCCGCGCGGAACGGGTGTGGTCGGGGGTGGTGAGGTACGGGTGTGCCCCCGCCGATCGCCGCCCGGCCAGCCGGAGTGCCTTCGGCCGGAGCGCGGCCAGCACCCGGCGGTCGGCCGGGACCGGTCGCGGCGCGGCGTCGAGCGCGTCGAGGTAGTCGGTGAGGAACCCCAGCGGCCGGGAGTAGGTTCGGCCCAGCGCCTGCACGACCGGTGCGTGGCTCGCGCCGAGCCCGAGCACGAAGCGGCCTGGATGGGCGTCGTCCAGGCGGTGATACCGGGCCGCGAGCTCCTCGGCCTCGACCGTCCACACGTTGACGATGCCGGTGGCGACCACGATCCGGCCGGTCGCGGCGAGCAGGCGTTCGGCAAGCCCCAGCCCCGGGTCGGCGGACCCGAGCCACAGCGCGCCGAAACCGAGCGAGTCCAGCTCGGCCACCGCCTCCCGCGCGCCGTCGACCAGGGCGCCGGCTCCATCGGTCCAGCCGTAGGACGAGCTCCAGATACCGATCCGGCCGAGGTCCAGCGTCACGAGGCGCTCCTTTGCCACTTGCTCGGGTTCGGCTGACCGCCAGCGGTCCAGCCCGCAGTGTTCGATCGGAACCGAACACTGCGGACTGTACGATACGGATCGAACACCTGCCAAGCGTCGGAAGGAACCGTGATGACGCCCGCGGCGCGACGCGCACAGAACCTGCGGCACACCGACCCCGACGACGTGGCGCTGCAGGACGCGCTCGACGCCCTGGCCGACCCGGTCCGCCGGTCGATTCTGCGGACCCTCGCCGGGGAGCCGGAGTTCTCGCGCGCCTGCGGAACCTTCGATCTCCCGGTCTCCAAGGCGACGGCGAGCCATCACTTCGCCGTGCTGCGCGCCGCGGGCCTGCTGGAGCAGGTCGACCAGGGCTCCCGGCGACTCAACCGCCTCAGGCAGGCCGAATTCGACGCCCGTTTCCCCGGCCTGTTGGCCCTCGTACTCGCCGAGCCCGCCACCCGCCAGGCCGGCCCGGCGGAGTGATCGCCGGTTCCGCCCCCAGGTGGTCGTGAATCGGGTCTTCTCACAACCCTTCGAGGGCCAAAACGGCGATCACGTTGAGGTTGCGGAGCGGCCGGACGTCGGCGTCGGCGGCGGCGGCACTGTTCAGTTGGCGGCTCGGCGGGTCCGACGGCGGCGGCCGAGCGCGAGGCCCGCGGTGGTGAGTCCGAGGCCGGCGGCGAGGGTGGCGGCGTTGAGAAGCCAGTAGGTCGCGTTGATGTCGCTCGGGGTGTCCGCGTGCACGACGACGGTCTGCACCGCGAGGACGACCGCGAAAAGGATGACGGTGGCGAGGTAGGCGGTTCGGCGGCTGACGAGGTAGACGCCGATGGGAACGGTGAGCAGCAGCATCGCGATCTGGGCCATGACGGTCTCCTTTGTTACGGGTCGGGTGGCTGGCCGGCGCGGCCCCGACAGGCGGTGGGCGTGCCTCGCTGGCCGGAATCCCTTGAGCGGCAGCGTTGATCACGTCGCCACAGGAGCAGGTTACTACACTTGTAGTCGAAAATACTATGGGTGTAGTGTGCGTTCATGGCCAGTCGACGGGATGACCTTCTCGACGCGGCGATCGACCTGCTCGGGGAGCAGGGAGTTCGCGCGTTGACCCACCGGGCCGTGGACGCCGCGGCGGGGCTCAGCGCGGGGTCGACGTCCAACTACTTCCGGACCAGGGAGGCGCTGTTCGACGCCATCGTGGAGCGGTTCGCGGCGCGCGAGCGGGCGAACTGGGAGGAGCTGGCCGCGCACCTGGAACCCCGAACGACAACAGACCTGGCCAGGGCCCTGGCCGTCTTCGCCCGCGACAGCGCGGGCCGCGACCGGGCGCTGACCTTGTCCCGGTACGCGATCCTCGTCGAGGCCTCCCGCCGGCCCGAGCTACGGGCGCAGCTCGGGGCCACCGGCGCGCGGGTGAACACCTGGTTCGTCACCTGGCTGCGCCTCGTGGGCTCGACGGACCCCGATCACCATGTCCACGTCGTCGGCAACTACCTGACCGGACTCGTCCTGCACCAGTTGGCGATCCCCGATCCGGACTTCGACCCGACGGCGCATCTCGACGCCCTGCTGACGTCGCTGGTCCAGACCCAACGCGAGCGGGAATCGCGGGACAGCGGCTCCTGAGGCGCCTGGACACCAGGCGCCCCGACGCGGTGGACCGATCACGGTGACGAGCACGACCTGCGCGCCTTGTCTCACCGTGCCGCCCGGACGGTCGCGGCACGGACACTCCGCAAGGTAGGGAGAACGCCCATGCACGCCGACGAGGTCTGGCAGGCCATCGACACCCAGCGGCTACGAGTCGCCGACATGCTGGAGCAGCTGACCGACGACGAGTGGCGCGCGCCCTCGCTCTGCGGTGGCTGGACCGTGCGGGAGGTCGCGGCTCACCTGACCCTGCAACAGACAGGGCTGGGCGGGGCGCTTCGGATGGCCGCGCGGTCGCCCGGCGGGATGAAACGAGTCATCCACCGTTCGGCGTGCCTGCACGCGGCGACACCGACCGCGCAGATGATCGCCGAGATCCGCGGGATGGTCGGCTCACGGAGACACAACGCCGGCGTCACCTGTCAGGAGACCCTCATCGACATCCTGGTGCACGGCCTGGACGTCGCCATTCCCCTCCAGCGGCCGCTCGCGCTACCCACCGACGCCGCGGCCGTCGCCGCCGACCGGGTCTGGTCCGTCGCCTTCCCGTTCTTCGGCTACCCGTTCTTCCCCCGGAGACGGCTCAGGGGGCTGCGGCTCACCGCGTCCGACACGGAATGGGCCGTGGGCGAGGGAGCACCCGTCGACGGCCCGATCGACGCGATCCTGCTGCTGCTCACCGGCCGCCTCGCCGCCTTGCCGCGACTGTCCGGCGAAGGGGCATACGCCCTGCACGCCAGACTCACGTCCGCCCAGGAGCCCCGATGACGGCACGGTCCGCCCCGTGCGCACGCGCGCGCGATGCCGGGATCGGCTGACGTCAGCGACGCTGACGGATCACGCGGTCGCGTCAGTTCGGGTCCCCGCCGGCCTCGTGCGCCCCATCCGCGCCGTCATCGCCGGCGGTCACGGCGGGGATGCGGACCTCGAACCGGGCGCCGGGCAGTTCGGGAGCCGCCGTCGTGACGCGGACTGTTCCGTCGTGGGCGGTGAGGACCTCGCGGACGATGGCGAGGCCGAGTCCTGAGCCACCGTCGGATGGGACTTCCCCGCCGAGGCGGGTGAACCGGTCGAAGATTCTCTCCCTGTCGGCGGTGGGGATGCCGGGTCCGTCGTCGGCGACGGTGAGGACGACCACGGCACCGGTGGTACGCAGGGTCACCTCGACTCGGCTGCGGGCGTGGCGTGTGGCGTTGTCGAGCAGGTTGTGGACCACCCTGGCCAGCGCGGCCGGCTCGCCGAGCACCTGCCCGGCGGAGACGCCGCCGGTGGCGACGGCGATCGGTCGCGCGAGGCGGACGCGGCGGGCTTCGTCGAGTACGACGTCGTCGAGGTCGACGGGGCGCAGGCTCAGCCGGGGACGGTCGTCCAGGCGGGCCAGGTGCAGCAGATCGTTGACGAGATCGCTCAGGCGCCCGGCGTCCGCGAGCGGTCCCCGCAGGTCGTGCGCTGGGATCGTCGCCGGCGGCTGGGTCGCCGCCGCCACCTCAAGCTGGGCCTGGAGGGAGGCGATCGGGCTACGCAGCTCATGCGCGGCGTTGGCGACGAACTCGCGCTGGCGGCGAGTGGCGGCCTCCAGCCGGCCGAGGAGGTCGTTGAATGTGGCCGCGAGGTTGTAGACCTCGTCGCGTGAGAGCGGCAGGTCCAGCCGCCGGTGCAGGTCGGTCGCGGTGATCTCGGCCGCCTGCCGGCGCAGCTCGTCGACGGGACGCAGCGCGCGGCCGACGAGCCGCCAGGTGATCGTCGCGAGAACGGCCAGGACGATGGGCAGGCCGACGGCCAGCGCTCCGCCGAGCGCGGCGACGGTGTCCGCGGCGTCGTCCGCGGGCACCGCCACATAGACGACGATCGGGCTTCCGCCGATCGTGATCTCCTGCGCGGCCACCCGGTAGGAGTCAGCGCTGTCGTGCAGAGGCAGCCGAGAGGTCGCTCGCAGCACTCGCGCGCCGGGCGACGGTACGAAACCGAACATCGGCCGCGCCGGATCGGCCGTCGGTGAGCTCGACAGGACTTCGCCGTCGGCGCCGATCACCTGCACGATGACGTCGCTGTCACGGCTCGGCGGCAGCGGGCCGGTCGCGTCGGCGGCCCGCAGCACCCCGACCGTCTGGTCGAGCCGCTGGGTGGCGTTGCTGTTCGCGACGCGGATCAGTCCCGCGTGGAGGCGTTGGGCGAGGAACGCCGCGGCGACGCACAGGGCGGCGGCGATGACCACGGTCGCGGCCGCGGTCAGCCGGGTCCGCAGGGAGCGGCGTCCCCACCACCGGTGGACGCGCGAGGCTTCAGTCATCCGCGGGGACCAGGTAGCCCGATCCTCGGATGGTCAGGATCGACCGCGCCTGAAACGGTCTATCGATCTTTCGGCGGAGGTAGCCGATGTAGACCTCGACGATGTTGGGGTCGCCGTCAAAGTGTTCGTCCCAGACATGGTCAAGCAGTTCGGACTTGCTGATCACGCGGCCTTGGTGGCGGACCAGGTACTCCAGGACGGCGAACTCGCGGGAGGTGAGCGCGATGTCGTCCTCGCCGCGCCGGCAGCGTCGGGCCGCCGGATCCAGCGTCAGCCCGGCCGCGTGGAGAAGCGGGGGCCGTTCGGTGGCACCTCGTCGCAGCAGCGCACGCAGGCGGGCGAGAAGCACGACGAGGGAGAAGGGCTTCACCAGGTAGTCGTCCGCTCCGAGGTCCAGCGCGTCGGCGATGTCGTACTCCCCGTCCTTGGCCGTCAGCATCAGTACCGGCAGCCAGATCTCGGCTTGCCGCAGCCGGCGCACGACCTCGTACCCGGACAGGCCCGGGAGCAGGATGTCGAGCACCATCGCGTCGTAGCTGCCGTGCTCCGCGCGCCACAGGCCTTCGGCTCCGTCGTGGGCCAGGTCGACCGCGAAACCGTCCCGGGTCAGCCAGCGCCCGAGCGCGACCGCCAGTCGTCGCTCGTCCTCGACCACGAGCACCCGCACACTCGCCACCCCCACCGTCCGGACGGCCTCCGTGACCAGTGTCGTGCCGGTTCGGGCACGGCGGTACAGGCCGCCATAGCTGATCTTTCAGCCCGCATTCAGCCGCCGAGGCCCAGGCTGCG is a genomic window of Pseudofrankia inefficax containing:
- a CDS encoding PASTA domain-containing protein, translating into MTIIPQVRRIIFNDEEIGMGFNSQTGLAVGTALEGFTVGTPPEASGQEVTASIDMVNSYEQMMESLGMSFEAQGRYGFVSGSAKATFAENSNYNSTSTFVVARVIVQNPLTRGKNFAVTQAAKDLLTALRFDEFQRAFGDSFVRGIQTGGEFFAIVRITSVSESTQTELAASLAAEANGLLASGSFKASFTKASSDASTRSEYIATMYQNAGSGITIAPTVEIGEVISRLKAFPEIAKNNPAAYETEVVTYDTIPLPLPTAEEREDFVFALADARERKLRYIQTRNDLEFALRNSAFFVDLPPTNVLQAAVGTYTQLINAVMGHAVRLTRGEITPPRIFDPAAVTPPIVEPAPITLRRAPGSPADLVEIPNMIGQYTGDVITDPYFDQLRNDLQLVYTRGRPAVGPVDGGGIIYEQHPSAGQKVAKGSQFELVFTTGPYAPGGA
- a CDS encoding LLM class F420-dependent oxidoreductase; the encoded protein is MTLDLGRIGIWSSSYGWTDGAGALVDGAREAVAELDSLGFGALWLGSADPGLGLAERLLAATGRIVVATGIVNVWTVEAEELAARYHRLDDAHPGRFVLGLGASHAPVVQALGRTYSRPLGFLTDYLDALDAAPRPVPADRRVLAALRPKALRLAGRRSAGAHPYLTTPDHTRSAREILGAGPLLAPEQKVVLTADPTEARALARATVAYYLRLPNYVNNLLALGFTESDVSADGSDRLVDAVVARGRADQVARRVQEHLDAGADHVVVQVLVPGASAATRTGRPTRDEWRELAGALL
- a CDS encoding ArsR/SmtB family transcription factor — translated: MTPAARRAQNLRHTDPDDVALQDALDALADPVRRSILRTLAGEPEFSRACGTFDLPVSKATASHHFAVLRAAGLLEQVDQGSRRLNRLRQAEFDARFPGLLALVLAEPATRQAGPAE
- a CDS encoding TetR/AcrR family transcriptional regulator: MASRRDDLLDAAIDLLGEQGVRALTHRAVDAAAGLSAGSTSNYFRTREALFDAIVERFAARERANWEELAAHLEPRTTTDLARALAVFARDSAGRDRALTLSRYAILVEASRRPELRAQLGATGARVNTWFVTWLRLVGSTDPDHHVHVVGNYLTGLVLHQLAIPDPDFDPTAHLDALLTSLVQTQRERESRDSGS
- a CDS encoding maleylpyruvate isomerase family mycothiol-dependent enzyme; protein product: MHADEVWQAIDTQRLRVADMLEQLTDDEWRAPSLCGGWTVREVAAHLTLQQTGLGGALRMAARSPGGMKRVIHRSACLHAATPTAQMIAEIRGMVGSRRHNAGVTCQETLIDILVHGLDVAIPLQRPLALPTDAAAVAADRVWSVAFPFFGYPFFPRRRLRGLRLTASDTEWAVGEGAPVDGPIDAILLLLTGRLAALPRLSGEGAYALHARLTSAQEPR
- a CDS encoding sensor histidine kinase; amino-acid sequence: MTEASRVHRWWGRRSLRTRLTAAATVVIAAALCVAAAFLAQRLHAGLIRVANSNATQRLDQTVGVLRAADATGPLPPSRDSDVIVQVIGADGEVLSSSPTADPARPMFGFVPSPGARVLRATSRLPLHDSADSYRVAAQEITIGGSPIVVYVAVPADDAADTVAALGGALAVGLPIVLAVLATITWRLVGRALRPVDELRRQAAEITATDLHRRLDLPLSRDEVYNLAATFNDLLGRLEAATRRQREFVANAAHELRSPIASLQAQLEVAAATQPPATIPAHDLRGPLADAGRLSDLVNDLLHLARLDDRPRLSLRPVDLDDVVLDEARRVRLARPIAVATGGVSAGQVLGEPAALARVVHNLLDNATRHARSRVEVTLRTTGAVVVLTVADDGPGIPTADRERIFDRFTRLGGEVPSDGGSGLGLAIVREVLTAHDGTVRVTTAAPELPGARFEVRIPAVTAGDDGADGAHEAGGDPN
- a CDS encoding response regulator transcription factor, which gives rise to MRVLVVEDERRLAVALGRWLTRDGFAVDLAHDGAEGLWRAEHGSYDAMVLDILLPGLSGYEVVRRLRQAEIWLPVLMLTAKDGEYDIADALDLGADDYLVKPFSLVVLLARLRALLRRGATERPPLLHAAGLTLDPAARRCRRGEDDIALTSREFAVLEYLVRHQGRVISKSELLDHVWDEHFDGDPNIVEVYIGYLRRKIDRPFQARSILTIRGSGYLVPADD